The following are encoded in a window of bacterium genomic DNA:
- a CDS encoding prephenate dehydrogenase has translation MIKTQNSKFKIKNYGKTISIIGVGLIGASLGLAFKRLKKYRVTGIGRNMQKLKYAKKCGAVDEINTSFSNGVKDADIVVLAVPVMTCPKIAEEIKPFLKENAVIFDVGSTKLGVTGLLTGLLGRNFVGAHPIAGSEKTGVKYANADLFKNTICVLTPVPQTEKKAVKIVKDLMTGIGTRIIKMSPSEHDKILAFTSHLPHITAVSLVKLLGPLENEKPLVRFLIGNGFKDTTRISAGSPEVWVDICKTNRENLIYECDEMTGNIAAIKKLLQKQDWETLFIEFDRAKKLRETISNGTITH, from the coding sequence ATGATAAAAACCCAAAATTCAAAATTCAAAATTAAAAATTATGGTAAAACTATATCTATAATCGGAGTAGGATTAATAGGGGCTTCTTTAGGATTGGCGTTTAAAAGACTAAAAAAATACAGGGTCACTGGAATCGGCAGAAATATGCAAAAACTGAAATATGCGAAAAAATGCGGGGCGGTTGATGAAATTAATACTAGTTTTTCGAATGGCGTAAAAGACGCGGATATTGTTGTTTTAGCTGTGCCTGTAATGACCTGCCCGAAGATTGCCGAAGAAATAAAGCCTTTTCTTAAAGAAAATGCTGTTATATTTGATGTCGGAAGTACCAAACTGGGAGTTACCGGTTTGCTTACAGGACTGCTCGGCAGGAATTTTGTCGGTGCTCACCCGATAGCCGGGTCAGAAAAAACAGGGGTCAAATACGCTAATGCAGATTTGTTTAAAAATACTATTTGTGTTTTAACACCTGTCCCCCAGACTGAAAAAAAGGCCGTAAAAATTGTAAAAGATTTAATGACAGGCATTGGGACACGGATAATAAAGATGTCCCCGTCGGAACATGACAAGATACTGGCTTTTACAAGTCATCTCCCGCATATTACCGCTGTCAGCTTAGTTAAGCTTTTAGGACCTCTGGAGAACGAAAAACCGCTGGTGAGATTTCTTATCGGGAATGGTTTTAAGGATACCACAAGGATTTCCGCAGGGTCGCCGGAGGTATGGGTTGATATTTGTAAGACTAACAGGGAAAATCTTATTTATGAATGCGATGAAATGACGGGGAATATTGCGGCAATAAAAAAGCTGTTGCAAAAACAGGACTGGGAAACTTTATTTATCGAATTTGACAGGGCAAAGAAACTGAGGGAGACCATATCAAATGGAACAATTACGCATTAA
- the aroA gene encoding 3-phosphoshikimate 1-carboxyvinyltransferase has translation MEQLRIKPVKSLKGLIRVPGDKSISHRAVIIGSIARGVSEIENFLEGDDCLNTLNIFRKLGISAEKKDKKLFIRGNGLFGLREPDDILDVGNSGTTIRLLCGLLSGQNFYSVLTGDESIKKRPMERVIKPLSEMGAGIFGRVNNSYAPLAVIGKKLYPISYVMPMASAQVKSAILLAGLLTDGDTEVTEKVPSRNHTELMLKYFGAGIETKGLKIKITGNIGLEAKRVKIPGDISSAAFFMVGASILQGSDLVIKDAGINFTRSAIVEVLEKMGADIQILEKKKEFGEEETADIRIKGASLKGVTIEGDIIPRVIDEIPVLAIAGIFAEGETIIRGAGELRIKETDRIKAMSIELKKAGADIEEMPDGMIIRGNRDIKGSVFESYNDHRMAMSLAIMGLGAKGETVIKNTSCIKTSFPDFEKILEAVSG, from the coding sequence ATGGAACAATTACGCATTAAACCTGTTAAATCGCTTAAAGGATTGATACGGGTCCCGGGGGATAAATCCATATCTCACCGTGCTGTTATAATTGGTTCAATTGCCAGGGGAGTATCGGAGATAGAAAATTTTCTCGAGGGAGATGATTGTTTAAACACGCTGAATATTTTCCGGAAGCTGGGGATAAGCGCGGAAAAAAAAGATAAAAAATTATTTATCCGGGGAAACGGCCTTTTTGGGTTAAGAGAACCAGATGATATTCTCGATGTTGGTAATTCAGGAACAACAATCAGGCTTTTGTGCGGGCTGCTTTCCGGCCAGAATTTCTATTCGGTTTTAACAGGGGATGAATCGATAAAAAAAAGGCCGATGGAGAGAGTGATTAAACCCCTTTCGGAAATGGGTGCCGGGATTTTTGGAAGGGTAAATAATTCTTATGCTCCGCTTGCGGTTATAGGAAAAAAACTGTACCCGATAAGTTATGTTATGCCCATGGCCTCAGCGCAGGTAAAATCCGCCATACTTCTGGCGGGGCTTTTAACAGACGGGGACACAGAGGTCACGGAGAAAGTCCCTTCGCGCAATCATACAGAATTGATGCTTAAATATTTCGGCGCGGGGATTGAAACTAAAGGGCTGAAAATAAAAATAACGGGGAACATCGGCTTAGAGGCAAAAAGGGTGAAAATTCCCGGGGATATTTCTTCCGCGGCATTTTTCATGGTTGGGGCAAGTATACTGCAGGGTTCGGACCTTGTGATTAAAGATGCCGGGATAAATTTTACCCGCTCCGCAATAGTCGAGGTCCTGGAAAAAATGGGTGCGGATATTCAGATTTTGGAGAAGAAAAAAGAATTTGGAGAAGAAGAAACAGCGGACATAAGGATAAAAGGTGCTTCACTTAAAGGTGTGACTATTGAAGGCGATATTATTCCCCGCGTAATAGACGAGATTCCGGTTTTGGCAATAGCCGGGATTTTTGCAGAAGGTGAAACAATTATCCGCGGCGCGGGTGAATTAAGAATAAAAGAAACAGACCGTATTAAAGCAATGAGTATCGAACTAAAAAAAGCAGGCGCGGATATTGAAGAAATGCCTGATGGTATGATAATCCGCGGGAATCGTGATATCAAAGGATCTGTTTTTGAAAGTTACAATGATCACAGGATGGCAATGTCTT